Proteins from a single region of candidate division TA06 bacterium:
- a CDS encoding V-type ATP synthase subunit E, whose product MAEKVVSKIINEADAKAKELVASARTQAERIAKQASHESARIAQQAKEASAKRASEEKQRVLSSANLDIRKAMLEKKQELMDEAFQKAITRLRQKNKKEYVDLIKELLLKSVETGTEDVIVGTADKDIIDSKVISAVNKKLGRKGNLTLSKTFGSMAGGFILRRGKIDTNLSFDGLIELAREGLETEVAKILFEE is encoded by the coding sequence ATGGCTGAAAAGGTCGTTTCGAAAATAATCAACGAGGCGGATGCGAAGGCAAAGGAACTAGTAGCCTCCGCGAGAACACAGGCTGAGAGAATTGCCAAGCAGGCCTCTCATGAGTCTGCCAGAATCGCTCAACAGGCGAAGGAAGCCTCGGCGAAAAGAGCCAGTGAGGAGAAACAGAGAGTTCTGTCTTCAGCAAATCTGGACATTCGGAAGGCTATGCTCGAGAAGAAGCAGGAACTGATGGATGAGGCCTTCCAGAAGGCAATAACCCGGCTGAGACAGAAGAACAAGAAAGAATATGTCGACCTCATAAAGGAACTTCTTCTAAAATCAGTGGAGACAGGAACAGAGGACGTGATAGTGGGCACTGCTGACAAGGATATCATCGACTCGAAGGTGATATCTGCGGTGAACAAGAAACTGGGGAGAAAAGGAAACCTGACCCTCTCAAAGACTTTTGGTTCAATGGCGGGTGGCTTCATTCTAAGAAGAGGCAAGATCGATACGAACCTCTCTTTTGATGGACTGATAGAGCTGGCCAGAGAAGGTCTTGAGACCGAAGTGGCAAAGATACTTTTTGAAGAGTAG
- a CDS encoding V-type ATP synthase subunit C, whose translation MYTKYPGFAAEDARYAYAVGRIRALETKLLDRQRFDRMLDAQSADEALHVLQDTDYGVHMGELKGASEYERVLAAERRVAFDLFEKLCLDKPARSMYFSRFDFHNIKVLLKARATEQDFSGLLSSQGEFDHSEMMDIFSEESFEKLPQHLGEAALQGMEAFQSSDSPRLLDIAVDDLEHEYRLNLAYQLSNDFLIGLLRLKADIHNILTLYRTKWLGEDFRLFETATLSGGFLEKERLRHAFQEPWEGMPARFAVTPYIEIIEAGGSDVVANGSFSKLEKAADDYLMGYLRLTKMVTFGIEPLYTYLLVKENEVKSIRMVMVGKLYGIPGQMIRERLPIMF comes from the coding sequence ATGTACACGAAGTATCCTGGATTCGCTGCCGAAGACGCACGATACGCTTATGCAGTCGGCCGAATAAGAGCGCTTGAAACGAAACTGCTGGATAGACAGCGGTTTGACAGGATGCTGGACGCTCAGTCTGCGGATGAGGCCTTGCATGTGCTTCAGGATACAGATTATGGAGTCCACATGGGTGAGCTCAAAGGTGCCTCAGAATATGAGAGAGTCCTTGCTGCTGAGCGGAGAGTTGCGTTCGACCTATTCGAAAAGCTTTGCCTGGATAAACCTGCACGCTCGATGTATTTCTCCAGATTTGACTTCCACAACATAAAAGTCCTGTTGAAAGCGAGAGCGACGGAGCAGGATTTCAGCGGCCTCCTCTCATCACAAGGTGAATTCGACCACTCAGAGATGATGGATATCTTCAGCGAGGAGAGTTTTGAGAAACTCCCCCAGCATCTGGGCGAGGCAGCTCTACAAGGAATGGAAGCCTTCCAGTCATCAGACAGCCCCAGACTTCTGGATATCGCGGTGGACGATTTAGAGCATGAGTACAGGCTGAATCTGGCCTATCAGTTGTCAAACGATTTTCTCATAGGCCTCCTAAGGCTCAAGGCCGACATCCATAACATCTTGACATTGTACAGGACAAAGTGGCTTGGTGAAGATTTCAGACTTTTCGAGACTGCAACTCTCTCGGGCGGATTTTTGGAAAAAGAGAGACTGAGGCACGCCTTCCAGGAACCCTGGGAAGGAATGCCTGCCAGGTTCGCAGTCACCCCCTACATAGAGATAATTGAGGCTGGCGGCTCAGACGTCGTCGCTAACGGCTCTTTCTCCAAGCTGGAGAAGGCCGCCGACGATTATTTGATGGGATATCTGAGGCTCACGAAGATGGTCACATTCGGCATCGAGCCTCTCTATACATACTTGCTCGTGAAAGAGAACGAGGTAAAATCGATACGTATGGTGATGGTAGGAAAACTATATGGAATCCCCGGGCAGATGATAAGAGAGAGACTGCCCATTATGTTCTAA
- a CDS encoding V-type ATP synthase subunit F has product MEPRIEGKIAAIGERDLILPLKAVGVDIFPTGSPQEASSIARKLAKEDYSIIMVTEDLAAEMHEVMIAYQGQPVPTILPIPSIAGSAGFAMSRLRNAIKKAVGTDILAEKK; this is encoded by the coding sequence ATGGAACCAAGAATAGAAGGCAAGATAGCTGCAATCGGCGAGAGAGATCTGATTCTGCCTCTAAAGGCTGTGGGTGTAGACATCTTTCCCACTGGTAGTCCGCAAGAGGCAAGTTCTATCGCACGGAAACTGGCGAAGGAGGATTATAGCATAATCATGGTCACTGAAGACCTTGCAGCTGAGATGCACGAGGTTATGATAGCGTACCAGGGTCAGCCTGTGCCGACCATTCTACCCATACCCTCAATTGCTGGTTCAGCAGGTTTTGCCATGAGCAGATTGAGGAACGCCATAAAGAAGGCGGTAGGAACAGACATTCTAGCTGAGAAGAAATAA
- a CDS encoding V-type ATP synthase subunit A produces the protein MQEGKIIKVSGPLVVAEGMSGARMYDVVRVSEKKLVGEIIELKGDLASIQVYEETGGIGPGEPVYSTGKPLSVELGPGLVESIYDGVQRPLDIIRDMVGENITRGLDVPGLDRKKKWHFEPVATKGQKVQAGDFLGKVKETILVDHFVMVPPNVEGEVVAIKEGDFTVEETVAILKKDGKRKELSMLQRWPVRIPRPYKEKMAPQEMLSTGQRVIDMFFPIGKGGTACCPGPFGSGKTVIQHQLAKWVDADIILFVGCGERGNEMTDVLIEFPELKDPRTGEPLMKRTVLIANTSNMPVAAREASVYTGMTIAEYYRDMGYSVALMADSTSRWAEAMREISGRLEEMPGEEGYPAYLSARIAAFYERAGTVICLGSGERKGALSAIGAVSPPGGDLSDPVVQATLRVVKVFWSLEDKLAYRRHFPAISWLNSYSLYTESLKDYIKKELAEDLPDLQAEAMKLLEQESELEEIVRLVGIDALSADDRLVLEVARSIREDFLHQNAFHEIDTYTSMEKQRAILHTILRYHQKAKEAVKKGISIEDISSIPVMERVARAKYLSEDNVEDITKLGEEIDKQIDGLITKSVA, from the coding sequence ATGCAGGAAGGAAAAATCATAAAGGTTTCTGGACCTCTGGTGGTTGCGGAAGGGATGAGCGGCGCACGAATGTACGACGTTGTAAGAGTGAGCGAAAAAAAGCTTGTCGGTGAAATAATTGAACTAAAGGGCGATCTCGCTTCCATCCAGGTCTATGAGGAAACTGGCGGCATCGGCCCCGGTGAACCGGTATATTCGACCGGGAAACCTCTATCGGTTGAACTCGGACCAGGACTTGTGGAATCGATCTATGATGGGGTCCAGCGTCCACTGGATATCATAAGAGACATGGTGGGCGAGAACATCACAAGGGGATTAGACGTACCTGGTTTGGACAGGAAGAAGAAATGGCACTTTGAGCCTGTTGCCACCAAGGGGCAGAAAGTTCAAGCAGGAGACTTTCTTGGTAAGGTAAAAGAGACAATCCTTGTAGACCATTTCGTGATGGTTCCCCCGAATGTCGAAGGCGAGGTCGTGGCGATAAAAGAGGGCGATTTTACTGTCGAAGAAACGGTCGCGATCCTGAAGAAGGACGGCAAGAGAAAAGAGCTGTCCATGTTGCAGCGGTGGCCTGTGAGGATACCAAGGCCATACAAGGAGAAAATGGCTCCCCAGGAGATGCTTTCTACCGGGCAGCGAGTCATAGACATGTTCTTCCCCATCGGCAAGGGAGGCACGGCGTGCTGCCCTGGTCCGTTCGGCTCTGGCAAGACTGTGATCCAGCATCAGCTTGCGAAATGGGTGGACGCAGACATAATCCTCTTCGTTGGGTGCGGAGAGCGGGGTAACGAGATGACCGATGTGCTGATTGAGTTCCCCGAATTGAAAGATCCTCGCACCGGAGAGCCCTTGATGAAGCGGACGGTCCTTATTGCAAACACTTCAAACATGCCGGTCGCTGCGCGTGAAGCATCTGTATATACGGGGATGACCATCGCCGAATATTACAGGGACATGGGATACTCTGTCGCCCTTATGGCAGACTCAACATCGAGGTGGGCCGAGGCGATGAGAGAAATCTCCGGGCGACTTGAAGAGATGCCTGGCGAAGAAGGATATCCCGCTTACCTGTCTGCCAGGATAGCTGCATTCTATGAGAGGGCCGGAACCGTGATCTGCCTGGGCAGCGGAGAGAGAAAAGGAGCTCTTTCTGCAATAGGAGCAGTCTCGCCGCCGGGCGGCGACCTATCTGACCCTGTGGTTCAGGCCACACTGAGAGTCGTGAAGGTCTTCTGGAGCCTCGAAGACAAACTGGCTTACAGAAGGCACTTCCCTGCCATCTCGTGGCTGAACAGTTATTCTCTCTACACGGAAAGCCTCAAGGACTACATCAAGAAAGAGCTTGCTGAAGATTTGCCTGACTTACAAGCAGAAGCGATGAAACTCTTAGAACAGGAATCTGAACTTGAAGAGATAGTCCGGCTTGTGGGTATTGATGCCCTTTCGGCTGACGACAGGCTTGTTTTAGAAGTTGCACGCTCCATCAGAGAAGATTTTCTCCATCAAAATGCTTTTCACGAGATTGACACATACACATCCATGGAAAAGCAGAGGGCCATCCTGCACACCATCCTGCGCTACCATCAAAAGGCGAAGGAAGCAGTGAAGAAAGGAATATCTATCGAGGACATATCCTCAATACCGGTCATGGAAAGGGTGGCGAGAGCGAAATATCTTTCTGAAGATAACGTGGAAGATATCACAAAGCTGGGCGAAGAAATAGACAAGCAGATCGACGGTCTCATTACCAAGTCAGTAGCTTAG
- a CDS encoding V-type ATP synthase subunit B has product MLKEYKTITEVSGPLILVEGVEGVKYEELVEVELASGETRRGRVLEVDRDRALVQIFEGTRGIDVPGSKIRFLARGIELSLSKDMLGRVFDGLGRPIDGGPKIIPEERRDIAGAPLNPYARNYPNEFIQTGISSIDGLNTLVRGQKLPIFSGSGLPHNTMAAQIARQAKVLGKEESFAVVFGAMGITFEEAQFFIKDLKETGAMERAILFLNLADNPAIERIATPRVVFTAAEYYAFTLGAHVLVILTDMTNYCEALREISAARKEIPGRRGYPGYLYTDLATIYERAGRVKDKPGSITLIPILTMPEDDKTHPIPDLTGYITEGQIILSRPLYKKKVGPPVDIMQSLSRLKDKGIGAGKTREDHSDLFNQLLGSYARGKEAEELTVILGEAALSDMDKLYLVFSRSFEEEYISQGNYDNRSIEETLDLGWKLLSIFPDAELKRIREEFLEKYMPKFRKKSEELKVEA; this is encoded by the coding sequence ATGCTCAAGGAGTACAAGACAATAACGGAGGTATCCGGCCCACTCATCCTTGTGGAGGGGGTCGAAGGTGTCAAATACGAGGAACTGGTCGAGGTTGAGCTCGCCTCAGGTGAGACGAGGAGGGGGAGAGTTCTTGAAGTAGACAGGGATAGGGCCTTGGTCCAGATATTCGAAGGGACAAGAGGAATAGACGTCCCCGGGTCAAAGATAAGGTTTCTAGCCAGAGGCATAGAGCTCTCTCTGTCCAAGGACATGCTGGGCAGGGTCTTCGACGGCCTGGGAAGACCCATCGATGGAGGACCAAAGATAATCCCGGAAGAAAGGAGAGACATTGCCGGCGCACCACTCAATCCATATGCAAGAAACTATCCGAATGAGTTCATTCAGACAGGCATTTCATCAATTGACGGTCTTAACACTCTGGTCAGAGGGCAGAAGCTCCCTATATTCTCAGGCTCCGGCCTCCCTCACAACACGATGGCCGCACAAATAGCGCGCCAGGCGAAGGTCCTCGGCAAAGAAGAGTCATTTGCAGTCGTCTTCGGTGCAATGGGCATCACTTTTGAAGAGGCCCAGTTCTTCATCAAAGACCTGAAAGAGACAGGGGCGATGGAGAGGGCAATCCTTTTTCTCAACCTGGCAGACAACCCGGCAATAGAAAGGATAGCAACTCCACGCGTCGTCTTCACTGCTGCCGAGTACTATGCCTTCACCCTTGGCGCCCACGTCCTGGTTATCCTCACTGACATGACCAATTACTGTGAAGCTCTGAGAGAGATATCTGCTGCCAGAAAAGAGATACCGGGAAGAAGAGGGTATCCAGGCTATCTTTACACCGACTTGGCTACCATCTATGAGCGAGCAGGAAGGGTTAAGGACAAACCAGGTTCCATCACGCTCATACCTATACTCACCATGCCTGAGGATGATAAGACCCATCCAATACCAGACCTCACAGGATACATTACCGAGGGGCAGATAATTTTGTCCAGGCCTCTCTATAAGAAGAAAGTTGGTCCACCCGTTGACATAATGCAGTCTCTCTCCAGGCTGAAGGACAAGGGGATAGGAGCTGGCAAGACCCGAGAAGACCATTCCGACCTGTTCAACCAGCTGCTTGGATCGTACGCCAGAGGCAAAGAAGCAGAGGAGCTGACAGTAATCCTCGGAGAAGCTGCTCTATCCGACATGGACAAGCTGTACCTCGTCTTCTCCAGAAGCTTTGAAGAGGAGTACATATCGCAGGGGAACTATGACAACAGAAGCATAGAGGAGACTCTCGATCTGGGATGGAAACTCCTATCAATCTTCCCCGATGCCGAGTTGAAGAGAATAAGAGAAGAGTTCCTGGAGAAGTATATGCCGAAGTTCAGGAAAAAGAGCGAGGAGCTGAAGGTTGAAGCTTGA